In the genome of Orcinus orca chromosome 13, mOrcOrc1.1, whole genome shotgun sequence, the window agTAGGTCAGGGCTGAGGAAAAATGGGCCCAGTACTTACCCAAGTGCATTCTGGGGTATATTTAAGAAACACAGTAACaacactattaaaaaaattctctagtCATTTTGTTGCCTATTCAGATTCTGTCAATTGTATCCTGATAGATTTGCAGCTGGGGTAGAGCTCTGTACACAAAGTGTGCTACATAATAGGACAttatgattataattatttttttcttgaaacaaagaactcttacaattggCCATTGATCCGGAAGATAATATCATTATAATATAAGTGACAAGGCAATCACTCCACAAAAAAGCTCCTTAGAAAGGCTCTCAATGTCTCAAATTTTTGCTTAATAAtcactgttaaccttatggataATTTCTGCAGGTAAAACAAGTCAGAGTTTAACTCtggtttattaaaaatttttagttgTACTAAAAGTTACTTATATGTACATGTTATTCAAATGCCTAGAAACGTTATTTTGGCATTTTGAATCATATTGCATTCAGATGTCTACAAGACTTatcttttattaaaacattttatctaGAAGTTAAGTGTACCATATTCATTTCAGGAGTTATATTCAGGAAGCACATTTAATTTGAACTATGTTTAGAACTGTAACAGATTGTGTGAATTAGTAACTTTAAAACTAAAACTTATGATAGTTTCCTACCACATAATGATTACAGATTACAGCCATCCTGGGGGTGCTAAGATAACAACACATGTCTGTTTTTTGAGCCCAAGTTGTTCCTTTTTACAAGGGTTACCTGGGCACTACAGAATTTGGACAGTTAGGGGAAATTATTCATTGCTATTTTATTTGCAATATTAATATGCTTTAAAGGATTACTACATGGTTATTACTCCTATAAGCATTATTAAATTCTTCAAACTCTTTAACTATTTTCTAAGTGTGAGTTAGACGTTTTTAGGATAAATTCGGTCTTAGATGGCTATGATGCCATTTATTTAAGAAAGTGCTGTAGTATACATTTGAGTTCTTTTATTCTGCTTCTGGAATTCTTGGTCAGTTGAGAGGTAGGAGAGATCCCAGAGAAAAATTACAGTATTCCTATTAATTTAGACAATTAGAGGCTCAAGaagttaatttgaattttaagagATGTCACCTCCCAAGCAGTCATATCcagttataaatgtataaaaccaaataatggttttaaaatatgtagattAAAAACAATCAGACaggaaggaagacaggaaggaaggggataggacacaaccattaaaagaatgacatagggTACTACAAAAACTGGTTAGACCCAACTAGGCCCACGGTGGCAGAAGATTTGACTTACAGTAGACCTTGAACctcattgtaatatattagcTAAAGGACACCcccaccagcaccatgacagGTGCCATGACATTTccgaggctgaccataaaaggccaaaaagtgggctgtggcccaattcctggaaatccatGCTTCTTCCCCCAAATAGTTAGAATATTCCTCCCATTCATTAGCCTGTGAAATTACctagcccataaaaactaaccacctcCATACTTTGGGGCACTCTCACTTTCTGAAATGGTCTgcattctgcctatggaatgtgtatctctctaaataaatttgctttcattttacttCGGCTCTTGAATGTTTTCCTGCGCAAAGGACCCTCCCAGGACCTTGCTtgagacctgggacatgacctttctctccctccctcttctcctgcAACAATGGCAAGAGAAATATTAGTAGAAAGTCAAgtgctgaggaaaaagaaaataatgatttgaTCACGATGTTTTACATAATTGCTAGAACCTCAAATTTAGGTCTAGGATTCCTGTCAGccaaactaaagaataaaaacagagtaaatttcaaaaaaggaatataaatcagTTCTTCAGTAGAAACAAAGATTTTTccttacattaaaattttaaaacatttttattgataaatatattgataaatataacatgtatacaggaaaataaacaaaatgacatGTTCTGCTCAATAAATTATCACAAAACCAGCAACTAAAACACGACAATGAACAAAGCCAACACATTAGAtactccccctccctcttggctcCAAATCATTGCCTCTTCAGTAACCATTATCCTGCCTTTATGGTAATCACTTTCTTGATTGTTCTTTATAATATTATCACTTAAGCTTACATCCCTATACAATATAGTTTAATTTTGCCTATTGGAATTTATGTAAATGGAGTTATATACTATtcttgcagaggaaggagtaggtagtctggcttcttttgctcaagtTTAtgtttatgagatttttttttccttgttgaaaGGAGCtgtagtttttcattttcattactatgTAGCATTTTGTTGAGCAAATATAGCTCAATATATTTACCCACTCTACTGCTGAATGGTATTGGGTTGGCTTCCAGTTTAGGGTAATTTTGAATTTACCTGctaaaagcatttttataaaatgtatcttGATGCACAAGTCCATGAATTTCCATTGGTTATAgtcctaggagtggaactgctagaTCAAAACCCATTTTCCAAACTGTTGGACCAAGTCATACCCTCACCAGCAGTTTCGTGACAGTTCCCATTGATTGGGGCCTCTGGCTCTGGGTTAGCTGTGGCTGTGGTTTCATCACTGTTTTACTTACTTGATACCcctattgtcagtctttttaatttttagctattctgatgggtgtgaaagAGTAtcatattgtggttttaattttcattttcctcattacAAATGAGGTTGAGCAAGTTTTGAGCAAACAAACTTCACAAGTTTGTTGAtcactttgattttcttttgcagAGACTGCTAAAGTATTATAACTGACCCATTTTTCTTAACAGTGGTGAATCATTTCCTTAGTGATCTATATctgttcttcatatattttatatatgggtCCTTAATTTTGCatattgtaaatatcttctcccaattTGTGCCTTGCCTTTCATTCTCTTTAATGTCTTTGGACAGAACGTTCTTAAGTTATGAATTTAATGTAGtcacatttataattattttctttatagttgGTGACTTTTTGttccatttaaaattcattttctgtaATGAAGACAATTTATACCATCTTATAGaatgttattttatcttttacaatTCAATATATAATCAATTTGCATTTGATTTGAGGATATGGTTTGAGGCAGAAATTAAGTTTCTTTTTCCATGTGTATATCAAATTGACTAAGCACTATTTATTATCAAAAAGTCCTTTTCACACTGCTCAGGAGGGTCATCTTTGTTTTAATCGACTGTACACTTATGTAGACATCTGTGTCTGAGccatttattctgtttctttcatctatttgtctatcctttCACCATTGCCACACTGTCTTAACTGGTAGAGATCCAACTTTATTGTTTTTCAGAAGATCTTCAAGAGTTCCTTGGATATTTTTAGgcttttgcatttccatgttcattttaaaataaacttgccATATTACACACATTGATACACACACCTACTGCCATTTTGAATGgatttgcattgaatctatagataaatttgGGAAGCACATcataacaatattgagtcttgcAACCTATGCACATAGTATAATTCTCCATTTATtagatcttcaatttctttcaaaaatatttcataattctcTCTGTAGGGGTATTGCAATCTGGTTAAATCTATTCCTAGTTAATTGATACCTTGTATGCTactataaatcatatttttttaaaaagtcaatgttACACTTATTATTAATCTATTGAAGCATGAATGATCTTCGAATATTGACTTCATATCAGCAACTCCGTTAATTTATGAATTTAATAACTTTTCCTACATGTTTTGATTTTCTATGCACATATCCTCCATGAAAGAAGTTTCATGCCTTCCTTCTTAATCTATACCTGTATTTCCTCTTCTTCGAAATATTAAACCCCACAAGAACCTGAATCCGAGTAAACTCAATACAAAGATGCCAGTGGATTCTTTCCACGTCGCATGCTCTCATTCTCAGCTATGGTGGCCAGACGGCTGTCCCTTTCAAACCAGTTCCTATCCTGACGAATCCGAGCAGAGTAGAGCAGGTTCGCTGCGCTGGCTGCCGAAACGCGCCGCTTGAACCCTGGCCGCCCCGCCCCTCGTCCGGACGCAGCCAATCAGAACCCGCCTCTTACGAGCGTCCCACCGGCCAAAATGGCGGCGGCCGTTGGCGCGGGGTCCGGTTTGTAGTTCCGTAGCTCCGTTGCTCTACTCCTCCCGTTGCAAAATGTGAAAGGAGAAGCGGCTGGTGGAGGGCGTCCTACGCAATGAGTCGGCGAAGGAAATATGGGGACAGCCCTGGCCTGAAGAACACGCCGCGCAAAGCGGCGGCGACTGAGGAATGCAGCTCGGTGGTCGAAACGGGGAAGAGGCGGCTGAGGTCGGCCCGCGGttcagggccctgtggggctggaGAGAGGCCTCCCCGGCCCCTGCCGCAGCAAGAGCAGCCGCCAATAGCCGCTTCGTGCAGTAAAAGTAACCCCGAGGGTGAGACGTGGGCAGCGGGGCCTCCCTGGGCTTCGGCGCCGCAGCTTCAGAGGCCAGCTCGTGACCAGGAAACCCCGGGTGCAGGTGGGAGTGGAGTCTGAAGTTGTGTTTTCTTTCCCTGGGCTTCTCCCTCGTGAGTCCAAAATTAACGCGACCTCCCCCGCCAGGGCTTTCATCCCCGAGTGTGAGCACTGCCCCGTTAGGCGTGACAACCGCTTGTCGCCCCTGCCACAGGAATAGATTGTGGGGTTTACCTGTTGGAGGGAGGAAGGCTAATTTGTAGGCTGCTCCTCCAGGTATCAATAGTGACAGAGCGAGGAGAAATAATATCTTGTGCCTTCTGCTTATTACCACGGGAATTATTTCCCCCTAAACTTTTTGCCCTGATCTGACTTAGAGAAGGGGCCGTCTGGAATATATAGCTATCTCTATCCTCAAAGCCTTGGTGATGTCTCAACTCATTATGAATAAACCGGAAGTTCCTTTGTATAATGTCCCTCATAGTAGGAAACCGAGGGCCCCTGAGTATTTCATTCTGATCACTTTTTGGTGTTCAATTTTTTCTAATAAGTCCTGGTAGGAATTGAAACTCATATAAGAGCTCTTTCCTAGAGCATGTTCTTAAAATACAGCTTTTATTACCTTACTTGTTTTTAGTTTGACAGAGCAAttgcagaataaacaaaaaaagtgatACTAGACAAAACCAAGAAATGGCTCACTAAAGCTTTTTGAAGTAATTAGTGTAAGTTGGATAGAGTTGGCAAAAGGAAGCTAAACATAGACTTTTTCTGAAGTTTCTGTTGAAATGcttttgatttttgaaatgtaTCTGTAAATTACAGGTGCTTCCCAAAACCTCCTAGTTCCAGGGGTAATGAATGGAATGACTAGGTTACACAGTATTGTACATTTATAGAGCTATTAGATTGTCTTAAAATACTTGCTATTTACAATGTCAAACTTATGAAGTACTACAGGGATTTTATGTGAAACATTTCAGTTGTGGCTAAAGTAATATAATCATCTCTGGGAAAGAAATTTATAATTGgactataaaaaaaatttagtctAAGCTGGTATTTAACATTGGGGTATTATGAAGTAAAGTAATGCTTTAAAATGCAACAATtgttattttaatcttattttatgtaGAAATGTATGAAACACCAAAGAGAATGCTGCAGATGGATTTATTGTCATCTGCCTTCAGTTCTCCTAATGATCCAGATGGACAGAATGATATCTTTTGGGATCAGAATTCTCCAATGACGAAACAGTTAGGTaatttgttaaaacatttttatctggGTGAATATTTGATTAATGATTAGGATTTAACTGTAGAATTTCAGTCAGATATCCACATCAGGAACTTTTATACAGCAAATGTTTTTCAAGAATATTAAGTGATCATGTTTCTGTGATACGCGTGTAATGTCAGAATGCATAGTGATCTAAGCCATGCTAATTAAAATTGTGTTCTAAGACGTaaccactatttttaaaaattagttttttgtttttaatttatagaaatgtctttgtttctttaggtaaaggaagaaaaaagcggATTTACACCACAGATAGTGATGAAATCTCACATATTGTTAATCGCATTGCTCCTCAGGTAAatatcagtattttatagtttattttaaaacagtgaaaatatGCTACTAAGTTTTTTTAATAGTTCatttatgtgaaaaatattttgtcttattcaattcttttttaaaaacagagcagcaaagattatttttaccttttctacCACTGAAATGCATGTTTTGAAAAAAGGACCATAATTTAAAATTGGTAATATATATTTTCCTAAGCATATGTGTATACTTTTTTAGAATGATGATTTTTAACTAgagctttgtgtttattttgtttttaatgttatttaacaaTATATGGTATCATTTTTCAAGTTACTAAAAGAGTAGAATCAGACAATAAAAGTTTAAACTTCTAAGTTTTTGGTGatgggtattttttttcctgtctatAGTACACCTTTTCCTCATTGAAACTGCTTTTCTTAATACTTGTTGGCTTATAATATCatcaagaaacataaaaatggaaaaaacattgGATTTGGAGTTAGTTCTCAGTCTGCGTCCTATGCTGGATGACCCTAAGCAAGTCCCTTAAACTCTCAGAACTTTAGTTCATTCAGCcattaaaatagaattattacTTGTATTGCTCTCTTTCTTGGATTATTATGATGACTGAATTGGATAAAAATTTATGTAAACTACAGAGCACTACAAATGCTAGGTTAAAGTTAATTATGATAGTTAAATTATTTGCTATAACAgaactgtatttaaaaatttatttcagctCTTGTAATGCTTGAGTGTAAGGGAAGTATAAGTTTAGGTCAACCTCTGTTCTGgacctctttcctttctctttttcttatttagcaACATTTAAATCCAGAAAACACCCAATTTTTTGCTTAGTATCTTTTCCATAGGAAGTTTAGTATTTTTCCTTGAAATGCCCTTTGATAGTGACTATATGTTGACCATAAACAATAGATGACACTGGCCCAAACTGTGGTTGCAAGGATCACCATCATCCAGGTGGAGGAGACAGGAAATAAGGTTTTTCTTAGCAACTATAAAACATCCAGAATTACAGCTAACACAGTCAAAACAACTCTGTTGCTACTAGCTCTACATTCCATGTTTGGTATGTCATAGAAATGCATTTTACATACAGTTCATTAGTTAAATAGCCTTTATACCATATACTACTTGCTTTATAAGTTAACAATAGATCTTCATTAATTGTGGGTTTCACATGAAAGAAGCATAATAAAATGTGTTTGGGCTGGCCAGCCTCAATAGTGATAAAAAGATAGTTGAGTAAATTATTGGACTCTACCTAAGTGGGCTGGAAATAATAGCTCACATAAAGAAATGGCAACAGTATGCAAGTGGTAACTTGTGTATAAGAAAAAGTACAGTGAAATTAGTTGCTTTTAAATATTACCATTTTCAACTGAGCACTTTTAAAGCACGTAAATCTTTGGTAATATCAAGGTCTTTTAAAGAACTTGTCATTTTCTCAGAATGACGTAttcatgttgtttatttttaggTGAGTTATCCTCCTCAAATAATTATTTAAGTCACCTTAATAGTTCCAgagatgacatttttttaaatttgcacttTTAATTGGTCagtcattttactttcttcagGGATACTTTTTGTACAATGTTGTTTTTTGAAGATGGTgtatatttttccatcatttttacAACTCTGCACAGTATACTCTAGGATATGTGCTTAGATACCTTTTACAGCACCTGGATTGTAATTATTgatgaggaaattttaaaaatataacatttacaaatactataaaaaaatactataaaaaacaCATAGGacccatgtatatatataactagaTGTATAAAGTTATTGTACTTTTATATTCTAAAAATGGaatgaatttaaaattacttGGTAAATGGACCAGAAAGTATCCATAATTAAATCATTAAGAATGTTATTTTTCCCTAAATTCAAGATTGTtgaaacaaaagggaaaatatgtATTGCATCTAGAATCAAAAATATTGCTTTTCTTGGGTATTTTGCAAAGCTAAAATCTACTAGGTTCAACTGGACATCTAAGAAAACTGCTTGTTGATTGAGGATTTTGAAATACCAAGTTGTAGGTATCTTTTCACCTAACTTTCTAGTGAATAAACACGAACTGACATCTTTATGCTCAGCATTTTGCTAGATGCTGAACTATCAGGAATAGTCCTTGCCTTCAAGTAATCTATAAACTAGTGataagattattttaatttgtgtgaTAGTTGCTTGTTTATGCTCATTCTAGGTACTATAAAAATAGAGTAGAAAATGATTAACTTGTTTAATTTATTGGTTTGGTTTGTAACTAATATACAAATTTATTCTCTAATTTTATGCATGATCAAGTGACTGAAGGGTATAGCAGAAAGATCCAGGACTAAAATGGCTTTTTTCTAGCCTTAATACTGGTTAAGCTTCTTTACCTGCTTTCTCTACTTACTTTTTGTTCTTATCCCTCATTCATAGCATCAGTTCTAACCTTGCACTTATCTCTAGCTTGGTCCTGATTTAATTCTAAGTTGTCTTAATTCTACCTAAGTGTTGTCAATTAAGGTCAACATGGATTGTCCCAACATTAGATAAGCGTTATAATGGGGATAGGGAAAATTTGGAGAATCAGGTGATACAGAAAAAACTCCATATGTATCTCTCTTTATTCATAATACTAACGATTCCTGCTACATGGTTTATTTCTGATactaatgtttattttatgaatatctTATGACAACTGAAATAAGTTGTTCCGTTTTCTTTTGATAAAAGATGTGCTCTTACTATTGAACATGCATTTCCTAGTTaattaaattcttaaaaacaaaatttttttgaaaataaggaATTCCCAATTCGGAGTGTTTTCATTCCCAGAAACATAAATAGATCACTTCTTGCAGCTTGTTAGTGCTGTCCTCCATCTTCTCATTGTTTTGGAGTTTGTTTAGTAGCTATCACCTTAGCAGAAATTAttgctttaagaaaataattcagcaTAATTAAAGTggatttttgtttggttggttttggtaCTTttacacctcttttttttttccccttctgccaAAGGATGAGAAACCAACAACAGACTCCATGCTGGGCGTGTGGATTGGTGCAACTGCTATTCCTTGCACTCCTAGTGTAGCAAAAGGAAAATCAAGAGCAAAACTCAGCTGCACAAAGTAAGTTCAAACTTCGCAGTTTTTCTAACATTCagtgaagtaaatatttttaatattctgttttggttttgtgaaTATGTCAAAATggttataaattattttccttaattttgacatgtaacattttgacttaaaataattataatatcagTATGTGTTAAAACTTTtgaattttaacattaaaatatgttaaataactGAATATTTATGACTTAGAACTTTACTtagttgtaatttttaaaatatttgtttaataggTTAAAATCACAAAATCAGGAGGAGGAACTTATGAAATTGGCTAAgcaatttgataaaaatatggaAGAGCTAGATGTGATTCAAGAGCAAAACAAGAGAAATCATGATCTTATCCAGATGATTTCAGAAGCAGAGACTTTAAATAATTACAGAGATAATGTACAGATGCAGTTACTACATGATATAGTTCCTGAAATAGATAATGCTATGATAAAGAAGCCAGTGAAAGAAAACAGGATATTTGTGGTAAATGATCAAAACAGCAGTCAGAAGCCATTTGACCAAAATGCTGAAGCAGCCTTTATCGCCATTTTTGATGGTTCTACTCAGAAATGTAGTGGACGGTTAAGCCAAGATCTGTCAGATGCTTTCTTGAGCACCAGTAGTACTACCTTTGGAAAGAAAAACGCTTTGAAAGAGGAGAACATCATTACTAATGAAACTCTGGTAACTGAAAAACTACCAAATAAAACCCAAGGATCACTTTCTCATCAAGTAGATAATCCTGGAATGACAAAATCATATGTGACTTCCTGTACTAAGGAACCAGGAGCTTTTAATAAGCACAGTGATACATTTACTACCAGTGATTTTGAGGATGATTGGGAAAACTTACTAAGTAATGAACCTTTTGTTATGCAAAATATTGAAATGTCTGAACTTTTCGCTGCCCCTGAAACAGCCCAGATTACTGATCAAAaggaaatttgtacctttaacAGTAAAAATGGTAAAAGTAAGTCAGGAATGAATACAAGTCTAGATACCAGGTTAAGGGATTCAAAAATTTTACAAGATCTTCCTTCAAAGACATGGAAGAGTGAATTAACAGATGCTGCAAAATACAGATTTTCACCAAAGCCGAATGATAAACCAAATAAATTCTCATCcactggaaataaaatgaaattggaGAAATCTTTTAATACAATTGTTGTTCAAGACAAAATTCAAGACTGTGCAGTTGCATCTAATCTGGCAAAAGTAAATGAAGATACTCATATTAAATTTACTTCTAATGTAAATGCTTCTGAAAAAAAGTCTACTTTGAACCCAGGATGTTCTaatgaacaaaaaaataagtCCATTTTTAATCAGTCTTTGAAGGCACCTACTAATGTCGAGCCTTTAGGCTCTGCAACTTTGGGCAATAAAACCAGTGTTTGTAACCCAAATCAGACTAATGTATCAAAGCTTCGTTCTTTCTTTGATGATTGGAATGATACATCATTTACCAATGAAATTGTTAAAGCCTGTCATCACTTAGAGAATACCTGGGAAGCAGATGATGTAGATGATGATTTATTGTACCAAGCATGTGATGATATTGAAAGACTAACTCAGGAACAAGACATTAGAGTGGACAGCAAGACATCAGAAAGTGTATTTGGGATCAATAATAGTTCTAAACACGGAGCCAAAAACGTGTTTACTACACCTAAACAAGGAAGTCCGTTGGTGCAATCAGAGCATTTGAATCTGAACAGCGTTTCAGTGCAAACATCTTCATTGACAGATagcttacaaataaataaatcaatgaagatggagaaaagggaaatttgtGGAAATTCCCCGGGGTTTTTAGGTGCCACGACAAATTTGACTATATATTCTAAGAACTCAAATTGTCAGATCAATAATCTGCATGTCTCTTGGAATAACACTGATGTTCCAAAACAAGTGAATAGTTCCAAATCGGTTCTTACAGGAAGTTCAAGTTTGAATGTGAGTTCAGATCATATGAGTACAGAAATTGCTGCTAATAAGAAGAAATTGAGTACTCCACATCTATCGCATAGCACCGTAACAGATGAAGCTCAGAGTGACCTTAACAGAGCAGTGAGATTTTCTAAGTACATGTTTACAAAGataaaaaattctcaaattcTTTCTCAGTTTAATAACAATTGTATAACAGGAAGTATCTCTGGTACCAAAATCACACAGGGtttgcagaaaaataaaactgtcaaccCATTATGTGGGAAGGCTGTTCAACAGCAGTCTTTGGGGAAATTTTCTGAATCTTTGAAACAAACTTCAAAAGGTAtgtatgaaataattttctttgaaaagtaaCCAAActagttatttgttttattgaatttgCATAACATACAAGTTAAAAACTATGATGTTTAACTGGAAGTTTTAAAgtgattcttaaaaataatgatgctGGAATATACAAATACTGGGTGATTTATGTTTTGAAAAGACTGCATCGAATTCTTTGCCAACATTTAATACAGTGACTAGTGTATAGTAGGCACTCGATAAGTATGTGTTGAATGTTTTCTGAATTATTACCTGGAAAATTTTACTTATAGATTCATGTATTACTGTGTGAAGATTCCTTTGTTCACtaaatatctcattgttttaaaatttgaataatcTTACTCCTGTGTTTAGCAGAATATTGAGGTGAACAATATTTGAAGATTTAGAGCATTCTAATTAAATGCCTTTGCTAGAATACCATCTGATATAAAACTGTTAGTTATGATGGTTAGAGTTGTTATTTACTTACTCAGTACATCCTGTGATCTTTGATTCTTTCCAGTTCTTCTTTTCCCCAGTTCTTTCTATCAGGTTCCATTGTTTCTACCtcaaaaaatatatctgaaaacTGTCCATTTTTCTCACTGTCTCCTGCTATCACCCTTATGCAAGCCAATGTTTCCTGACTGGACTACTGCAGTTCTTTTACCTGTTCCCTGTCAATTCTAGTCTCCAAACAGCAGAATCATcttttaaaacaagagaaaaaataaaaaacaaatatggcATTTGTCTGCTTAAAGACAACCTTCAGCCACTGTCCGTCATATTTCAAATAAATCCAGACCTTACCCTGTGATCTACAAGGCCCTGGATTATCTCTCCTTAACCTTCCTGTCCTCTTTTTTTGCCTTACCTATTAGGCTTCAGCTACACCAGCTGTACTTCAGTTTCTCAAACAGAGTAAGTTCTTTTCTAGTTCAGGAGCTTTGACTGCTAGTCCCAGCTAACACTGCTTCCCAGCATGTGACCGCCACCCCTCCTTTGGctggtgcttttttttaaaaaaattaatttatttatttatttgtggctgaattgggtcttcattgttgcacgcggtctttctccagttgtggcaagcaggggctactttttgttgcggagcatgggcttctcattgtggtggcttctcttgttgcagagcatgggctctaggcacatgagcttcagtagttgtggtgtgtgggctcagtagttgtggcttgcgggctctagagcacaggctcagtagctgtggtgcgtgggcttagttgctccgtggt includes:
- the ETAA1 gene encoding ewing's tumor-associated antigen 1 isoform X1, giving the protein MSRRRKYGDSPGLKNTPRKAAATEECSSVVETGKRRLRSARGSGPCGAGERPPRPLPQQEQPPIAASCSKSNPEGETWAAGPPWASAPQLQRPARDQETPGAEMYETPKRMLQMDLLSSAFSSPNDPDGQNDIFWDQNSPMTKQLGKGRKKRIYTTDSDEISHIVNRIAPQDEKPTTDSMLGVWIGATAIPCTPSVAKGKSRAKLSCTKLKSQNQEEELMKLAKQFDKNMEELDVIQEQNKRNHDLIQMISEAETLNNYRDNVQMQLLHDIVPEIDNAMIKKPVKENRIFVVNDQNSSQKPFDQNAEAAFIAIFDGSTQKCSGRLSQDLSDAFLSTSSTTFGKKNALKEENIITNETLVTEKLPNKTQGSLSHQVDNPGMTKSYVTSCTKEPGAFNKHSDTFTTSDFEDDWENLLSNEPFVMQNIEMSELFAAPETAQITDQKEICTFNSKNGKSKSGMNTSLDTRLRDSKILQDLPSKTWKSELTDAAKYRFSPKPNDKPNKFSSTGNKMKLEKSFNTIVVQDKIQDCAVASNLAKVNEDTHIKFTSNVNASEKKSTLNPGCSNEQKNKSIFNQSLKAPTNVEPLGSATLGNKTSVCNPNQTNVSKLRSFFDDWNDTSFTNEIVKACHHLENTWEADDVDDDLLYQACDDIERLTQEQDIRVDSKTSESVFGINNSSKHGAKNVFTTPKQGSPLVQSEHLNLNSVSVQTSSLTDSLQINKSMKMEKREICGNSPGFLGATTNLTIYSKNSNCQINNLHVSWNNTDVPKQVNSSKSVLTGSSSLNVSSDHMSTEIAANKKKLSTPHLSHSTVTDEAQSDLNRAVRFSKYMFTKIKNSQILSQFNNNCITGSISGTKITQGLQKNKTVNPLCGKAVQQQSLGKFSESLKQTSKEEEEKNRKYSPEEIQRKRQEALVRRMAKAQASSVKKDSSHLT
- the ETAA1 gene encoding ewing's tumor-associated antigen 1 isoform X3, translated to MSRRRKYGDSPGLKNTPRKAAATEECSSVVETGKRRLRSARGSGPCGAGERPPRPLPQQEQPPIAASCSKSNPEEMYETPKRMLQMDLLSSAFSSPNDPDGQNDIFWDQNSPMTKQLGKGRKKRIYTTDSDEISHIVNRIAPQDEKPTTDSMLGVWIGATAIPCTPSVAKGKSRAKLSCTKLKSQNQEEELMKLAKQFDKNMEELDVIQEQNKRNHDLIQMISEAETLNNYRDNVQMQLLHDIVPEIDNAMIKKPVKENRIFVVNDQNSSQKPFDQNAEAAFIAIFDGSTQKCSGRLSQDLSDAFLSTSSTTFGKKNALKEENIITNETLVTEKLPNKTQGSLSHQVDNPGMTKSYVTSCTKEPGAFNKHSDTFTTSDFEDDWENLLSNEPFVMQNIEMSELFAAPETAQITDQKEICTFNSKNGKSKSGMNTSLDTRLRDSKILQDLPSKTWKSELTDAAKYRFSPKPNDKPNKFSSTGNKMKLEKSFNTIVVQDKIQDCAVASNLAKVNEDTHIKFTSNVNASEKKSTLNPGCSNEQKNKSIFNQSLKAPTNVEPLGSATLGNKTSVCNPNQTNVSKLRSFFDDWNDTSFTNEIVKACHHLENTWEADDVDDDLLYQACDDIERLTQEQDIRVDSKTSESVFGINNSSKHGAKNVFTTPKQGSPLVQSEHLNLNSVSVQTSSLTDSLQINKSMKMEKREICGNSPGFLGATTNLTIYSKNSNCQINNLHVSWNNTDVPKQVNSSKSVLTGSSSLNVSSDHMSTEIAANKKKLSTPHLSHSTVTDEAQSDLNRAVRFSKYMFTKIKNSQILSQFNNNCITGSISGTKITQGLQKNKTVNPLCGKAVQQQSLGKFSESLKQTSKEEEEKNRKYSPEEIQRKRQEALVRRMAKAQASSVKKDSSHLT
- the ETAA1 gene encoding ewing's tumor-associated antigen 1 isoform X2, with protein sequence MSRRRKYGDSPGLKNTPRKAAATEECSSVVETGKRRLRSARGSGPCGAGERPPRPLPQQEQPPIAASCSKSNPEGETWAAGPPWASAPQLQRPARDQETPGAEMYETPKRMLQMDLLSSAFSSPNDPDGQNDIFWDQNSPMTKQLGKGRKKRIYTTDSDEISHIVNRIAPQDEKPTTDSMLGVWIGATAIPCTPSVAKGKSRAKLSCTKLKSQNQEEELMKLAKQFDKNMEELDVIQEQNKRNHDLIQMISEAETLNNYRDNVQMQLLHDIVPEIDNAMIKKPVKENRIFVVNDQNSSQKPFDQNAEAAFIAIFDGSTQKCSGRLSQDLSDAFLSTSSTTFGKKNALKEENIITNETLVTEKLPNKTQGSLSHQVDNPGMTKSYVTSCTKEPGAFNKHSDTFTTSDFEDDWENLLSNEPFVMQNIEMSELFAAPETAQITDQKEICTFNSKNGKSKSGMNTSLDTRLRDSKILQDLPSKTWKSELTDAAKYRFSPKPNDKPNKFSSTGNKMKLEKSFNTIVVQDKIQDCAVASNLAKVNEDTHIKFTSNVNASEKKSTLNPGCSNEQKNKSIFNQSLKAPTNVEPLGSATLGNKTSVCNPNQTNVSKLRSFFDDWNDTSFTNEIVKACHHLENTWEADDVDDDLLYQACDDIERLTQEQDIRVDSKTSESVFGINNSSKHGAKNVFTTPKQGSPLVQSEHLNLNSVSVQTSSLTDSLQINKSMKMEKREICGNSPGFLGATTNLTIYSKNSNCQINNLHVSWNNTDVPKQVNSSKSVLTGSSSLNVSSDHMSTEIAANKKKLSTPHLSHSTVTDEAQSDLNRAVRFSKYMFTKIKNSQILSQFNNNCITGSISGTKITQGLQKNKTVNPLCGKAVQQQSLGKFSESLKQTSKGFSYTSCTSVSQTEGRREK